AGGagggtgcaggagctgcaggacctggaggagctgcaggtaTTGGGCGCTGCGGGGTGTGGTGGGGAAGATTCCGCCCCCCCCGCCTCTGTCCCTTGCTTTGCAcccacaaaacacagcagggaTGGCTGTGGGTTAGAGATGATGTCTCGCTGGGGTGCCTGTGCCCTATTTTGGGGTGCTGTTGGGGATGGGAGAGGGGTTAACCTTTTGGGTGCTCAGGGTAGAGGCTTGGGAAGGGGGTGACGAAGTCccatggggaggggggggggtgaggtCCCATGGGTGGACAACCCAAGGCCGGATCCTGACCACCCCCAtctcattttctccccctcccagCTGGATTTCTGGCTGATGCCCCGTGGCACTGGGGACCCGGTTGATGTCCGtgtgcccttccccagcctgcagcccctcaAAGCCCACCTGGAGGCCAACGGCATCCCCTACTCCATCATGATCGAGGACGTGCAGGTCAGTGGTGCTGGTGGGAGTGAGGGGCGAGGGTCTCAGTGTGGAGGGGGATGAGGTCTCACcctgccccgtgtcccccagGCGCTGGTGGACCGTGAGCAGATGCAGATGCTTCGCCGCCGCCGGCTCCTGCCGCTATCCACCGACGCCTTCGACTACAGCAGCTACCACAACCTGGACGAGGTGATGTCCTGTGGGTGGGAAAGCACAAGATTTGGGGcatttttttgggaaaaaaattatgtgcTGGAGTTGCTTTTGCCAAGGGGCTTGCTCCAACTGCAGGGGTCATTCATTGCCCTCCCAatccctctcccacccccagATCTACGCCTTCATGGACCTGCTGGTGGCTGAAAACCCCAACCTGGTCAGCAAGCTCGAGATCGGCCGGACAACAGAAAACCGCCCCCTCTATGTGCTCAAGGTAAGGCAGGAGGGGTGCGTGGGGTGACCAGGTCCCAGGACCACAGGTGGTTCCCCCACAGCCCCATTTCTGCTCTTGCAGTTCAGCAAAGGGGGGACGAACTGCCCGGCCATCTGGATCGACACCGGCATCCACTCCCGCGAGTGGGTGACACACGCCAGTGGCGTCTGGTTCGCCAAGAAGGTACGGGCACCTCCTGGCCACATATCACATCCCCAAAGGGCCACAaggcccctcagccccccctGAGCACCATGTGGCCATCCCCATGGTGCTCCAGCAAGCCCCAAACTGCCACCCTCTCTAGATTGTCCAAGATCAGGAGAAAGATGAAGGTCTGGCCTCCATCCTGGACCAGATGGACATCTTCCTGGAGATTGTCACCAACCCAGACGGCTTCGTCTTCACCCACACCACGGTACTGCTGGGTctggggagcaggatgggggTACTGCACAAGCTCGAGGTCTCCTTGTCCATATTTCCACAGGGTGGAAAGGGGACAGCTGTGACCCGTTAGTCCCCCCCAAGACACTGCTTTGCCTTTTCTGCCCAGGGTtggcagagccccagccccgggcacaGGCTGAGGTGGCTCTGCCCTTCCAGAACCGCATGTGGCGCAAGACCAGGTCCAAGAGGTCGGGCTCCCTCTGCGTCGGCGTGGACCCCAACCGCAACTGGGATGCAGGTTTTGGAGGTCAGAGCTCTCCCATTAACCCTACAGAGGGTGGTTGCACCCTCCTGGACATTTCTGACTCGGAGAGATTCTCTGATGTCTCTGGGAaagggctgggctctgctctccttGGCCGAGACGTGGGTTTGGGCTCTACCAAGGCTTTGGTGTCCCCTAGTGACCAGTACGGTAGGGACCACAAATGGGAACCATCATACAAACATCTAGGTGGAGCCCTAGGAGCGTTCCTCTCCGGCCACCAAACAGCCAACGGGTGGGAGAAGCTTTTGGGATTGTAAATGGAAAAGGTCCTTTGCTCTTGTGACTCTCCGAGCCACCCATGTGCCACCAAAGCCACCAAACACCCACTCCGCATTTTCACCGTCCTCTTCTCCACAGGGTCTGGGTCCAGCAGCAACCCCTGCTCGGAGACGTACCGAGGGCCCTACGCTGACTCGGAGCCCGAGGTTGAGGCCATCGTGAACTTCGTGAAGAACCACGGGAACATCAAGGCTTTCATCTCCATCCACAGCtactcccagctcctgctctatCCCTACGGCTACACCACCACCCCTGTGCCTGACAAGGAGGAACTGGTAGGGGCTGGTGTGGAAGTTTGACGGGGGCCTGGGCACCGTGaggctgctctcctcctctgaGGGGCCTCCATCCCACACCCAGAGTGGACACTGGCAAGCCAGGAAGAAGCCTTGGCTcctctgccagcccccaggGCCTCCCCCAGGCTGAGGCTattcaaagaatcatagaatatcctgagttggaagggacccacaaggatcatcgagtccaactcctggcaccacacaggtctacccaaaaattcagaccatgtgactgagagcacagtccaaacacttcttaaactccgacagactcggtgccgtgactacgtccctggggagcctgttccagtgcacaaccaccttcttggtgaagaacctcttcctgatatccagcctgaacctcccctgtcgcagcttgacaccattccctcaggtcctatcactggtcactaaagatcggctccttcccctccattccccctcgtgaggaagctgtaggccaccatgaggcctcctctcagcctcctcttttccaggctgaacaggccaagtgacctcagctgctcgtcatacgtcttcccctccaggcccttcaccatcttaggAGCCCTATTAGCCCTATTTTATTAGACTTTATGGAAGGAATTTGATTGGGGAGTTTGGAAAAGCTCAAAGGCCATAGCCTAAAGAAACTAGTTTCCTGGCATTGTTTTTGCCCATGGCACGAGTGTCAAACCTTTCTGCAGGCTGCCCCAGGCCTTCCCCACCTCATCTTTCTCCCTTCTgtgtccctccccagcaccaggtGGCCGAGGAGGCTGTCGCCgctctgtcttctctgtacGGCACCAAGTATAAGTACGGCAGCATCATCAGCACCATCTGTAAGTAACGGGGCTGCTCCGCTCCCGCATAAACCAAAATCCCCTTTCCCAGGATGGAGGGACACCTTCCCACACAACCCTACAAGGCAGAGTGACCGTTTTtgctgttcccccccccccccccaacaagATCAAGCGAGCGGAGGAACCATCGACTGGACGTACAATCAGGGCATTAAGTACTCCTTCACCTTCGAGCTGCGGGACACGGGGCGCTACGGGTTCCTGCTGCCCGCCAGCCAGATCGTGCCGACCGCCCAGGAGACGTGGCTGGCGCTGAAGGTCATCATGCGCCACACGCGCGAACACCTCTACTAACAGGAGCCGGAGCAGTGGCTGACTCAGCTGCGGAGAAGAATGCAATAAATTgctggaaaggagagaaatgccTCTTGTTGTGGGTTCCCTTATTCCAATTGTgtcaaaaagctttttcagcGTTCTTGGGGGTGGCCAACATAAACAGGGCATGTTGGCCCAGCAGGCCCACAGGGGGATTAAGGACATAAAGACAGTGGGACATGAAACAAAGGTGCTTGTTttccccctgctggagcagaggatgGAGGGGGGAGAGCCTCACTTGGACACTGGGCAAGCAGAGACCTCAGATACCTCAGCCGTGCTGGCAGGACTGGTGTGCACCGTCCCCTGGGGATGAGGTGGCTCTGGGGTGTGCCCAAGGCAAGTTAGCAAGACTTATCCTGCGTGTTTTGGTGGTCAAACACCAACTTGTAGCACTGTTAGAACTGCCCCTCCTCACGTGCTGTGATCCCCGGGCGAGGGGAGCTCAGCCCCTGCAGACCCTCTTCAAACTGAAAAGAGGAACTCAACCACACAAcatcatttactttttattaaacatttaaaactctCAGGCTATGCAGAGTCTGACTGTATCCATCCCCTCCAAGCAATACCAAATCAAAAGTCCAAAATGCACAAATCCATCAAGACAGTAGGGTGACAGGGAAGCACGTTCAGTTCTTGCTTCGTTGCCCTCGGTTAGGAGGATCACAAACAGCTCTGAGAGTTTTGTCCCTCTGCTTCAGAAGTCGGTTTTCATGCAGtccagagcagccagggattTTGGATCCTTCTCATTTTGCTATCCAGTGGTTGGAGGATTTGATTTAAGGCCATCTGATTTAAGACCCTGCCTCGCATCTCCAGTTTCAGCTGGatgcaatttttatttccttacctccacaccaccacctccatgTGCCCAGGGAGCTGAAACACCTCCTGCCCCCATGCTGGTGGGACCTGAACGCTGTGCTGGTCCCTGCAGTTCAAGCACTAGACTAGCTGCCCACTGAATCATGCAAGAGCTGCCTGTTAGgtcaatttttgtttgtttgtttttccactgacaTTAGCATAGAGCTGCCTACAGAACAGAAAGGAGCAGCTGATTTGGGACATCAAGCTCTAAATATGCAGCTGTACAAGTTCCATTACACCCCAACACTCAAAGCTAAATGTGGCATTTCCACAATGCTTCAATATCAGACTCCTCTGAAAGCTTTAGGGGGACATCCAGCCAGCAACACCATCAGCCAGAAACTAAAGCCCTGAGAGATGAGTCCACTCCCCTGGACCACGAGTGAAGAAAAGTGTGGATGAAGCAAggtctctgcagctcctgctttgGTCTCAGACCATTTAAACAAACACTTCTCTCCCCAGAGGTGACACCGCAGTGCCACCAGACTGACCTGGAAACAGGCTGCTTCATTCAAAACAGATACACCTGCAGCTCCAACGAGACTTCCAAAAACGTGATTATGCATGAGTGCAAGAAAGCAGAGCAGTTCATAAGATGGCGAGATTCATTCAGCTTCCCATGGACAGGAAGAAATAAGACTAAGACACAGacaacccctttttttttttttattattttatttgggtGTTTACACTTGGCCAACCTGCCTCTTGCAGCACTAAGTACAAACATGCACGCTCCCTGTGGAAACGCAAGACACCAGGTGATCCTTAGTGGATGGGTTGGAAGGGCAGCTTGTCCAAGTAAAAGCTGCTTTGCACAACTTCAACCATTCAAGGGTTCTCTGGGAAGCTGAGGACTTTAAGATACCTCACTTTAATCGGCTTTTgttacatataaaaaaatatagatcCATATTTGAAAACACGGGCATTCAACTCTGAAGTATGCATAGTCCTTCAGGATATTTTTAACGTGGCTCTgcccttcctttctcccctcttcctccccctcacAGCATCCCTACACAGCGTGGGAGGTTTGTGCTGGTCACTTCGCACTTCTCTGGAGAGGTCTGAGCTTACGGCTCTCATCAGAATGAGCCTGCCAGTCCCTGGCACAGGAATCTCACCTGTGTGAGCACTTCTCTGATTTAAGACTCACGGAGAGACCCAGAGCTAAATTCTGTGGTTCTGCTCTGCTACCGGTATTTGTCACTAAAATGAGTGAAAGAATCTGAAAAGATTAGtccaaaggcagaaaagcagctcaTTACACAACCTCTTCCTTGCTTTCACAGGGATTATCCTAACCATTTCAAGGGGTCACGGGTACAGAAGGCAAAGCTCACTCCTGCAGCGGAGGTACAGAGAGAGGTTGTGATAAGTGTCCTCAGGAATGCTGAGTCTTAAACTGATAAACTGGGAATCACTTGTAATTTCTCTCACCTTGCCCTTTCACCTTAAGTTTCCCCTATGACCTGCACCAGGAGTGAATTTAGGGGTCTGTTAAAGATCATTTGCCTATGtcaaaaggggaagaagaaaaaaaagcaaccccaAAAGCCACGCACATTAAAACGCGAGACCAAGAAACCAAAGCCAGATAAAGCTGAGCAACACTCTAGGTGAAGGCGAGAGGAGCCGAGAGGAGCAGGATCTCTCCACAACCATCTACAAACACGGGTAGCCTTGGTTCTGCTTTCTCCGCACCCTGCATCTTTTTTCCCACTGTTGAGTTCCAGACGATTTCTAGGTCACCCAGGCAATACTGGTACGATGAAAGCACCGATTTGATGAAAGCTGTGATACCGGTTTTCCGCAAAATCTTCGTGCCCCGTTCAGTTACCAGATTTGCGTCCCGTCTAGGTTTTAGGGGCCCCGGTGAGAGGGCAAAAGACAATTTCCCTTCAGCCACCCTAACCTTAAAGGAGCTACTCCAGGTAGGAAAATGGAGAAACCACTGGTGTGCAGTTGAACCAGGGAGACAACTCTGCTTGCACATCTGGAAGAGGGGCACGGCAGCTGATCTCGCTGTAAGAGCCAGCTAAAACCCTGCTCAGCTCACAGCTTTCCCCTCTCACCTTATCCAGagcccaaaacacagcacaggagCATTCTCCATAACCACAgcaaagaacaaagcagaaaaagcacagtTAGAAGTCAAACGGTGCCGACAACAAGGGAGAAGAATCAGTTGTTTTCCCTTCCAACTCACcttcaaaaatacagaactaGTTCACAAGTTGCCCACGAGTCAAGACAACCGTCACATTACTGTGCCATGCTGGGCATTATTTCCAAAAACAGCTTTATTACAAATACTTCTGctcataaacatttttaaaaaaagaagttacgGAATCCTCTCTGCATTATTTTGGCAATTCGCAtctctgctaaaaaaaaaaccagcaaggTCTTTGCTCACAGATGCTTTTCTGGCCCACTGACCTTCACGTGCCCTCCCGTTAGCACaacctgcagctctgggcacagCGCAGAGGGAGCATTAGTTACAGACGCAAATTCTTCAGTCTGAACTACAAGTTTCACAGCACCGTTCCTGCTGGTCACGGGCTTCGCTAccagttttctttccctcccctaCAAAATCAGTTACATCAGTCCTGTCCTGACACTGCACCTAAAGGTCAGCCTTGCCAATGTCGCTGCTTCTATAAAACCTCAACCCTTCCAGCTCCCCCTGCCTTACCCGAGCTGCCTTTTATAAACCACCACTGCTTTTCCCCGTGGATTCCTAAAACGACAAACGGGCTGCACTGCTCAGGGTTCCCAGAACCTGGACGTTCGTTTATTCACTGGAAGGAGACGCCGCTGCTTATTTCCACGGCCTGTTCTggaggctgctcctgctgaacGAGCGGGTGGTGAGGGACCCCGCGTTGGCAGCAGcggtggggaggctggggctgctcctcacAGTCGTTGCCTTGGAATCGCGCCCTGAAGAGCCACGGCTAAGACGGCCTGCGAAAAAGAGATCAGAAATCCAGATGAAGCTGCGTGCGTGACGGAGCACGGAAACACAAGATGACCTGCTGCCCCTCGCTGGCTGTCCAGCTCTTACTCTAAACACAGACCTTTCAAAAATTCAGTGGGGGTTTTGGGGCAGTCTCAACCTAGCTGTGCAGGAACAGAAGGGCTAAGAACTTGCTAAACCTACTAATGGCCAGGAAAACCTAAAGGCATTCAAGCATCGCAGGCAGCACGGGTTCTGTCTGCCTCACAGAACCAGGATTTTGTCATAACGCTATAGAAGATTTAATTTTGGGATCAGCACAGTGTAGTTCTTtctcagtttggaaaaaaaaaaaaccctctccttctcccagctACCTCATGGAAAGAATATAGCAAAGCAAGGaactgctgcagggcaggctcAAGGGCTACAGGAAGCAGTCGCAGCATTTATCCTGGAGCCTTACTGGCAGTATCTGAAGGAATCTGCTCCTCTCCTAGGTAGTACTTAATCTTTTGTAGATCTTCTGCAGAAAATCTCCACTTATTCTCGGCACGTGTGGGTGGCGCTTTGGGAGCGGCCTTTTTTCGGGCGGATCCAGGGGGAGCTGCCCCCTGGCAGGATGGGGGGAGCGAGCCGGTGACGAGTCCTTCTGGGATCTTCTGTGCAAGGACTTTCAGGCCTGCAGACGGACAGACCGCTTATTAGCAGTGACCACCAGCTAAGATGGGATCAGAGATTTGAGATTTTACCAGCAGCGGGTGACCACCCGTCCATTCCCACCCTCCAGCTCACGCAACCCTTCTTTCACACTGAGCCCACCCACCCAAAATCCCACCCGTTGCCCCTTACCTCCGGATAACATGAACAAGTTCTCAAAGCCCCTCTCACACATGGTCGTGGCAGCCTGGCTGGCCAGCCTCTCGTCGTCGTCATACAGAATTATGATTTTTCCATGGGCATTTTTCTGAGAGGCGGAAGAGCTAAGGATTCCTTTGTAAACAGGGTGACTGTCAgtgaatttcagaaagaagaagagagaaacaagcGGGGATGGAGGCAGAGAGACTCCCTTTTTGATTTGCAAGTACCAGGCAGGAATGCATTCCCTTCACCTATGCTTTAAAAACTGATTCTTCAGTAGCTGAAGCTTGCCAGACACTGGAAGGACGCAGCCTGATCCCCACTGCAGTGCAGCCCCTGTGAACACGTTTCAGTGCTGATTTGAAGACTGGTTAGTAACAGGCAATAGCAAGAGGCAATTTGTTGAAAAtctcccctgcagccctcacAAGCTTCCAACTTGGGAAGTTATCAGCCTAATCCTAGCTAATAATCCTCTTTGTGCCCTCCAGAGAAAAGCCAATCCCCACTAAGGTGCCGAGAGGAAGCCAGAGGATTTGACCAGTGCCTCCCTCAAGAAGCCCAGCACTCCAACAACAGCACGGAACAGGCGCCAAGTAGAACAGAATTGCCTTCCGGCAGCCAGAGCCAGTCTCAGGAAGCGCCAAATTCAGGCAGCTCCCACTGGCACCAAGAGGCATTAGAGCTCTGAGGAACTCCAATCCAGCACCTgatggctgcagcagagccccagcaggtAACCACAGCTACCAGAAAGAACCTCCCCTCCCACTCTCCTTGGAATCCCGGGATTTTCATGGTTAAACTCTGTCCTGGTCACAGCAGCTGCTACAGCTGCAACTGTTTTTGAAAGCCCTTGCCAACGTGCCCCcaattttattcttattttttttgtttgattccAGCACTTTATAAGTAAAGGATACATATTCCAAAATACTATTTGTATACGGGTTCATGGTTCTAGACAGCGTTGCAATAGGATACGAAtaagctgcagaggaaga
This genomic window from Cygnus olor isolate bCygOlo1 chromosome 1, bCygOlo1.pri.v2, whole genome shotgun sequence contains:
- the LOC121064314 gene encoding carboxypeptidase A1-like, with protein sequence MPRGAAGTWDELFRLEMKVLLLLAALVAVATATEDFVGHQVLRIVPSSDAELRRVQELQDLEELQLDFWLMPRGTGDPVDVRVPFPSLQPLKAHLEANGIPYSIMIEDVQALVDREQMQMLRRRRLLPLSTDAFDYSSYHNLDEIYAFMDLLVAENPNLVSKLEIGRTTENRPLYVLKFSKGGTNCPAIWIDTGIHSREWVTHASGVWFAKKIVQDQEKDEGLASILDQMDIFLEIVTNPDGFVFTHTTNRMWRKTRSKRSGSLCVGVDPNRNWDAGFGGSGSSSNPCSETYRGPYADSEPEVEAIVNFVKNHGNIKAFISIHSYSQLLLYPYGYTTTPVPDKEELHQVAEEAVAALSSLYGTKYKYGSIISTIYQASGGTIDWTYNQGIKYSFTFELRDTGRYGFLLPASQIVPTAQETWLALKVIMRHTREHLY